One Nostoc sp. UHCC 0302 DNA window includes the following coding sequences:
- a CDS encoding NAD(P)H-quinone oxidoreductase subunit N has protein sequence MALITTGNGLIRDLEKFGALGVYVPLEGGYEGRYQRRLRAAGYTTLHITARGLGDVAAYLTKVHGVRPPHLGKKSSGSGAAVGYRYYLPPLVNSHLEQLPPKSKGLVLWIIEGHILSNQELEFLVTLPTLEPRVKVVIERGGDRYFRWTSLEKTLLAS, from the coding sequence ATGGCACTAATTACCACTGGCAACGGTTTGATTCGCGATTTGGAAAAATTTGGCGCTCTTGGCGTGTACGTACCTCTGGAAGGGGGTTATGAAGGTCGTTATCAACGCCGACTGCGTGCGGCTGGCTATACCACCCTCCACATTACTGCTAGGGGATTAGGCGACGTGGCTGCCTATCTCACAAAAGTTCATGGAGTCAGACCTCCTCATCTTGGTAAAAAAAGTAGTGGTAGTGGTGCGGCAGTAGGTTATAGATACTATTTGCCACCACTAGTCAATTCGCATCTAGAACAGCTACCACCAAAGTCAAAAGGGCTGGTGTTGTGGATTATTGAAGGGCATATTCTTTCCAATCAGGAACTTGAGTTTTTAGTAACTTTGCCCACCTTGGAACCACGGGTGAAAGTAGTCATCGAAAGGGGTGGCGATCGCTACTTCCGTTGGACATCTCTAGAAAAAACTCTCTTAGCTAGCTAA